One Etheostoma cragini isolate CJK2018 chromosome 19, CSU_Ecrag_1.0, whole genome shotgun sequence DNA segment encodes these proteins:
- the LOC117935147 gene encoding ubiquitin carboxyl-terminal hydrolase 26-like isoform X1 — translation MNHDLVEMFRETLDSFTISDYHGLNSPGLTCYLNSVLQVLFMTEDFRAAVKRCCSEDSTTIDKQLRRLFVVLQRSTARTHNVLNKLGITNVYEQRDAAEYLERILCRTSPESAKIFKGELNHKTECLKCKGRNDSTSSFWYLPLGVEVSLPQTYSVEEGLKAFFKGEKVCGDNKMFCNRCKKKRDAVLGCEITHNPEILTLLLKRFSFDYKRRCFVKLHCNVDVPQTLHIKSCQYDLYAIVNHFGNLSGGHYTAHIKSFETHVWYHFNDDIVNRVKQPLFGAGDKPLRSFTAYLLMYRKVSKDFEKIDEGNREALCLHSDVEAEIRHDEAVRGDALVPHHQMKDERCNSGGKIKHLNDKILKICADTVLKKPTNLSGELEKQPSQRATCVRTHKESFPYTDTGADGDSLQTKRTHFEMPKKNGGPKSHEPIRQQFDTNSEEHMRNRKTKGSPTTHQLGCVSEQNPSSPHKRLSWKTQNNIVAETITSMTDSTRNSTKPAETTVVKYKKAAVAEFKTEGFSPKPKRGVGVSAKMCDADMNSFHVSSNGYSSSSIPYLAGNLQDQFKLKELTGYNYPPNLCGKPTSSKRVKERMYHADSSCKQHTKLTVKKVEETASPRERKKAPKSRDNKKKEPWK, via the exons ATGAATCATGACCTAGTGGAAATGTTCAGAGAGACACTAGACAGCTTCACCATCTCGG ATTACCATGGCCTGAACAGTCCAGGTCTCACATGCTATTTGAACAGCGTGCTTCAGGTGCTTTTCATGACCGAGGACTTCCGGGCGGCTGTGAAACG ATGCTGCAGTGAAGATTCAACAACCATTGACAAACAGCTGAGAAGACTTTTTGTTGTTCTCCAGAGAAGTACGGCCAGAACGCATAACGTCCTAAACAAACTGGGGATCACGAACG TATATGAGCAACGTGATGCTGCAGAGTATTTGGAGAGGATCCTGTGTCGGACCAGTCCGGAGTCAGCCAAG ATATTTAAGGGAGAGCTGAATCACAAGACCGAATGCCTCAAGTGCAAAGGGAGGAACGATTCCACGAGCTCTTTTTGGTATCTGCCACTTGGAGTGGAAGTTTCGCTCCCTCAAACCTACAGCGTG GAAGAAGGGTTAAAAGCATTCTTCAAGGGAGAAAAGGTCTGCGGTGACAACAAGATGTTCTGCAACCGATGCAAAAAAAAGCGAGATGCAGTCTTG GGATGTGAGATAACACACAATCCAGAAATTCTGACGCTCCTGCTGAAAAGATTCAGCTTTGACTACAAGCGCAGGTGTTTTGTCAAGCTTCACTGCAACGTGGACGTCCCCCAAACTTTACACATAAAG AGTTGCCAATACGACCTCTACGCTATAGTTAACCACTTTGGTAATCTAAGTGGAGGCCATTATACTGCACATATCAAATCTTTTGAAACTCACGTGTGGTATCACTTCAATGACGACATTGTTAACAGG GTCAAACAGCCACTGTTTGGGGCTGGAGACAAGCCTTTAAGGTCTTTTACAGCTTACCTCCTCATGTACAGGAAGG TGAGCAAAGACTTTGAAAAAATTGATGAAGGCAACCGGGAGGCTCTCTGCCTACATTCAGATGTTGAGGCTGAAATAAGACATGATGAGGCAGTGAGAGGAGATGCTCTCGTTCCTCATCATCAAATGAAAGATGAAAGATGCAACAGCGGCGGAAAGATTAAGCATTTGAATGACAAGATATTAAAGATCTGTGCTGATACCGTTTTGAAGAAACCTACCAACCTTTCTGGGGAACTGGAAAAACAGCCTAGCCAGAGAGCAACATGTGTGAGGACACATAAAGAGAGTTTTCCTTATACAGACACTGGAGCAGATGGAGACAGTTTGCAAACAAAAAggacacattttgaaatgccaaaaaaaaatggaggaCCAAAAAGTCACGAGCCAATCAGACAGCAATTTGATACAAACTCAGAGGAGCACATGCGGAATCGGAAAACCAAAGGGAGCCCCACAACACACCAGTTAGGCTGTGTGTCAGAGCAAAACCCTTCATCCCCACATAAAAGACTATCCTGGAAAACACAGAACAATATTGTTGCAGAAACTATAACAAGTATGACTGACAGTACAAGAAATAGCACCAAACCCGCAGAAACTACagttgtaaaatacaaaaaggcaGCAGTAGCAGAGTTCAAAACAGAAGGATTTAGTCCTAAACCGAAAAGAGGCGTTGGTGTGAGTGCAAAAATGTGTGATGCTGATATGAATTCATTTCATGTTTCCTCCAATGGctactcttcttcttctattccATACTTGGCAGGGAACTTGCAAGACCAGTTTAAATTGAAAGAACTAACAGGGTATAACTATCCACCAAACCTATGCGGAAAACCAACCAGTTCAAAGAGGGTCAAGGAGAGAATGTACCATGCAGACAGCAGCTGCAAACAGCACACCAAACTAACTGTGAAAAAGGTAGAAGAAACTGCCAGTcctagagagagaaaaaaggctCCAAAGAGCAgggacaacaaaaaaaaagagccatgGAAGTAA
- the zgc:194655 gene encoding uncharacterized protein zgc:194655: MGKIYQVIVHGLRGDKMMIDLCNTDEQFKSMTVLQLKKKIAEKLPESAGEEALRLIFTDKMLDGDSEPLTGFGIQHLSVIQMVVRVPGGWTA; this comes from the exons ATGGGGAAGATCTACCAGGTCATTGTGCACGGACTGAGGGGGGATAAGATGATGATCGACCTATGCAACACAGATGAGCAGTTTAAGAGCATGACGGTGCTGCAGCTGAAGAAGAAGATAGCGGAGAAGCTTCCCGAGAGCGCAG gagaagAGGCTCTCCGGCTGATCTTCACAGACAAGATGCTGGATGGAGACTCCGAGCCGCTGACTGGATTTGGAATCCAGCACCTGTCTGTGATCCAAATGGTGGTGAGGGTTCCTGGAGGGTGGACCGCTTGA
- the LOC117935153 gene encoding leishmanolysin-like peptidase 2: MRLRGDGKVSAIIMVLPPSQSLWVGMLVVVVVVELPGALQKCIFDKVQAQARVVRAAPIHPDSPPNVPILGAQARTSGQKTNHPGQRASSLRGQTQRRSLRKTALPTTASPQPIRIKTWIQTESNDLSEAEKERLKAAVEEAVRIVSSLLSVNRVLGPLLLSRDINKYCKFIWRNASTANYNRCGRANNNYRSETCLDVTIPDDHLDGCDIYAEADSPHRTELRPKGAGLPDTDFLLYLHTQATDKCRAEPNVLAYAVHCQTDTHGRPVAGVVVICRDSLTGATYSHQAIVQTVIHELFHALGFSKELFQTWRDCSSNSQVGAGCSPRGKVSHSDGSGQMRIFTPSLISALQKHLASPDPELGGPLENLGVAPGRVSSHWESRVLQGSIMAPVLGDSTTVRIDPVTLAALQDTGWYTVDLNQAQSLVWGDGGGATFGSLSTCQNTSSSFFCTGSGFGCHYLHLHKGECQTDQYLEGCRVYKPLKNGSECWIEKNGGDEDWRGEIFGVHSRCFFSSLTRQNQTELSGSVEGCCYRHRCTGLNRYQIQVSGSEWMDCPAGDNIQIKGYQGLVHCPDRRLCVYADITPPSDILTTFPASISSDPYETLTAVQTGSWSPLRLPAELHVVPALGVFAAVCLLAAALLSLRKCCSCKVRIHTAPEDPTDL; the protein is encoded by the exons ATGAGACTACGTGGTGATGGCAAG GTCTCCGCTATAATTATGGTTTTACCTCCATCACAGAGCCTCTGGGTGGGGATGTTggtggtagtggtggtggtTGAGCTCCCTGGAGCTCTGCAGAAGTGCATCTTTGACAAGGTTCAGGCTCAGGCCAGGGTGGTCCGAGCTGCACCCATCCACCCAGACAGCCCACCCAACGTGCCCATACTTGGAGCCCAGGCCAGAACCTCTGGCCAAAAAACCAATCATCCAGGACAGAGGGCATCATCTCTGCGTGGCCAGACACAGAGGAGAAGCCTGAGAAAGACGGCCCTGCCCACTACTGCCTCTCCACAGCCAATCAGGATCAAGACCTGGATTCAGACAGAGAGCAATGACCTATCCGAGGCTGAGAAAGAGAGGCTGAAAGCAGCGGTGGAGGAGGCTGTGAGGATTGTGTCTTCTTTACTATCag TGAACAGAGTATTGGGGCCCTTGCTGCTCAGCAGAGACATCAATAAATACTGCAAGTTTATCTGGAGGAATGCCAGTACTGCTAACTACAACAG gTGTGGTCGAGCCAACAACAACTACAGATCTGAGACTTGTCTGGATGTGACG ATCCCAGATGATCATCTGGATGGATGTGATATATACGCGGAGGCTGATTCACCTCACAGGACTGAGCTCCGTCCTAAAGGGGCTGGACTCCCCGACACCGACTTCCTCCTGTACCTCCACACGCAGGCCACTGACAAGTGCAGAGCAGAG CCTAATGTGCTGGCCTACGCTGTCCACTGTCAGACGGACACCCATGGGCGACCTGTGGCCGGGGTGGTCGTCATCTGCAGGGACAGTCTGACAGGAGCCACGTACAGCCACCAGGCTATTGTACAG ACTGTCATCCATGAGCTATTTCATGCACTTGGTTTCTCTAAAGAGCTCTTCCAGACCTGGAGAGACTGTTCATCCAATTCTCAAg TGGGTGCTGGCTGTTCTCCTCGAGGAAAAGTGAGTCACTCTGATGGATCGGGCCAGATGAGGATTTTCACCCCATCCCTCATTTCCGCCTTGCAGAAGCACCTGGCATCCCCGGACCCTGAGCTAGGGGGGCCACTAGAGAACCTG GGGGTTGCTCCAGGCAGAGTGTCCTCTCACTGGGAGTCCCGGGTCCTACAGGGCTCCATTATGGCACCGGTGCTGGGGGACTCAACCACAGTCCGGATCGACCCGGTCACCTTGGCTGCATTACAGGATACCGGCTGGTACACTGTTGACCTGAACCAGGCACAGAGTCTAGTCTGGGGAGATG gtGGAGGAGCTACGTTTGGTTCCCTGTCAACCTGTCAAAACACGTCTTCATCTTTTTTCTGCACCGGCAG TGGATTTGGGTGTCATTATCTTCACCTCCACAAGGGGGAGTGCCAGACTGATCAATACCTGGAGGGATGTCGAGTGTACAAACCCCTCAAGAATGGA AGTGAATGTTGGATAGAGAAAAATGGCGGAGATGAAGACTGGAGAGGGGAGATCTTTGGTGTTCACAGCCGTTGCTTCTTCTCCAGCCTGACCAGACAg aACCAGACGGAGCTCAGCGGCTCTGTGGAGGGATGTTGTTACAGACACAGGTGTACTGGCCTGAACCGGTACCAAATCCAGGTATCTGGCTCTGAATGGATGGACTGTCCAGCAGGGGACAATATTCAG ATAAAAGGATACCAGGGTTTAGTTCACTGCCCTGACAGGAGGTTATGTGTGTACGCTGACATTACCCCCCCATCAGACATTCTCACTACATTTCCTGCTTCTATTTCAAG TGATCCGTATGAGACTTTAACTGCAGTCCAGACCGGGAGCTGGTCGCCCCTCAGACTCCCTGCAGAGCTCCATGTAGTCCCGGCGCTCGGGGTCTTTGCTGCTGTGTGTCTCCTGGCTGCAGCCCTGCTGTCTTTGAGGAAATGTTGTTCCTGCAAGGTCAGGATCCACACTGCCCCAGAGGATCCCACTGATCTGTAG
- the LOC117935147 gene encoding ubiquitin carboxyl-terminal hydrolase 48-like isoform X2 — protein sequence MFLDYHGLNSPGLTCYLNSVLQVLFMTEDFRAAVKRCCSEDSTTIDKQLRRLFVVLQRSTARTHNVLNKLGITNVYEQRDAAEYLERILCRTSPESAKIFKGELNHKTECLKCKGRNDSTSSFWYLPLGVEVSLPQTYSVEEGLKAFFKGEKVCGDNKMFCNRCKKKRDAVLGCEITHNPEILTLLLKRFSFDYKRRCFVKLHCNVDVPQTLHIKSCQYDLYAIVNHFGNLSGGHYTAHIKSFETHVWYHFNDDIVNRVKQPLFGAGDKPLRSFTAYLLMYRKVSKDFEKIDEGNREALCLHSDVEAEIRHDEAVRGDALVPHHQMKDERCNSGGKIKHLNDKILKICADTVLKKPTNLSGELEKQPSQRATCVRTHKESFPYTDTGADGDSLQTKRTHFEMPKKNGGPKSHEPIRQQFDTNSEEHMRNRKTKGSPTTHQLGCVSEQNPSSPHKRLSWKTQNNIVAETITSMTDSTRNSTKPAETTVVKYKKAAVAEFKTEGFSPKPKRGVGVSAKMCDADMNSFHVSSNGYSSSSIPYLAGNLQDQFKLKELTGYNYPPNLCGKPTSSKRVKERMYHADSSCKQHTKLTVKKVEETASPRERKKAPKSRDNKKKEPWK from the exons ATGTTTTTAGATTACCATGGCCTGAACAGTCCAGGTCTCACATGCTATTTGAACAGCGTGCTTCAGGTGCTTTTCATGACCGAGGACTTCCGGGCGGCTGTGAAACG ATGCTGCAGTGAAGATTCAACAACCATTGACAAACAGCTGAGAAGACTTTTTGTTGTTCTCCAGAGAAGTACGGCCAGAACGCATAACGTCCTAAACAAACTGGGGATCACGAACG TATATGAGCAACGTGATGCTGCAGAGTATTTGGAGAGGATCCTGTGTCGGACCAGTCCGGAGTCAGCCAAG ATATTTAAGGGAGAGCTGAATCACAAGACCGAATGCCTCAAGTGCAAAGGGAGGAACGATTCCACGAGCTCTTTTTGGTATCTGCCACTTGGAGTGGAAGTTTCGCTCCCTCAAACCTACAGCGTG GAAGAAGGGTTAAAAGCATTCTTCAAGGGAGAAAAGGTCTGCGGTGACAACAAGATGTTCTGCAACCGATGCAAAAAAAAGCGAGATGCAGTCTTG GGATGTGAGATAACACACAATCCAGAAATTCTGACGCTCCTGCTGAAAAGATTCAGCTTTGACTACAAGCGCAGGTGTTTTGTCAAGCTTCACTGCAACGTGGACGTCCCCCAAACTTTACACATAAAG AGTTGCCAATACGACCTCTACGCTATAGTTAACCACTTTGGTAATCTAAGTGGAGGCCATTATACTGCACATATCAAATCTTTTGAAACTCACGTGTGGTATCACTTCAATGACGACATTGTTAACAGG GTCAAACAGCCACTGTTTGGGGCTGGAGACAAGCCTTTAAGGTCTTTTACAGCTTACCTCCTCATGTACAGGAAGG TGAGCAAAGACTTTGAAAAAATTGATGAAGGCAACCGGGAGGCTCTCTGCCTACATTCAGATGTTGAGGCTGAAATAAGACATGATGAGGCAGTGAGAGGAGATGCTCTCGTTCCTCATCATCAAATGAAAGATGAAAGATGCAACAGCGGCGGAAAGATTAAGCATTTGAATGACAAGATATTAAAGATCTGTGCTGATACCGTTTTGAAGAAACCTACCAACCTTTCTGGGGAACTGGAAAAACAGCCTAGCCAGAGAGCAACATGTGTGAGGACACATAAAGAGAGTTTTCCTTATACAGACACTGGAGCAGATGGAGACAGTTTGCAAACAAAAAggacacattttgaaatgccaaaaaaaaatggaggaCCAAAAAGTCACGAGCCAATCAGACAGCAATTTGATACAAACTCAGAGGAGCACATGCGGAATCGGAAAACCAAAGGGAGCCCCACAACACACCAGTTAGGCTGTGTGTCAGAGCAAAACCCTTCATCCCCACATAAAAGACTATCCTGGAAAACACAGAACAATATTGTTGCAGAAACTATAACAAGTATGACTGACAGTACAAGAAATAGCACCAAACCCGCAGAAACTACagttgtaaaatacaaaaaggcaGCAGTAGCAGAGTTCAAAACAGAAGGATTTAGTCCTAAACCGAAAAGAGGCGTTGGTGTGAGTGCAAAAATGTGTGATGCTGATATGAATTCATTTCATGTTTCCTCCAATGGctactcttcttcttctattccATACTTGGCAGGGAACTTGCAAGACCAGTTTAAATTGAAAGAACTAACAGGGTATAACTATCCACCAAACCTATGCGGAAAACCAACCAGTTCAAAGAGGGTCAAGGAGAGAATGTACCATGCAGACAGCAGCTGCAAACAGCACACCAAACTAACTGTGAAAAAGGTAGAAGAAACTGCCAGTcctagagagagaaaaaaggctCCAAAGAGCAgggacaacaaaaaaaaagagccatgGAAGTAA
- the LOC117935151 gene encoding probable E3 ubiquitin-protein ligase ARI5 produces MTTEEKRYDRNDTTLKFVNRPDDLDPLPPEEGDLNLRAEMSCGHAVTPESLTGWCRSLLDQGQHKFRCPALKDDTLQKCDAEWSYQEVRRLALLTAKEMQDFEEKIARLAATEYCDFKTCPGCKTYVEREDPSDLSVQCTICTADKGKVYQFCWQCLKEWKGASPRSDRCDNDGCINHDLELLKNCKTTALPQVEGVDACPSIRACPTCGQRVEHDRTGCKNIICPRCQVEFCFVCLKLTPECLRTSSYFIPCSDGVAPRQTSIPVWRRK; encoded by the exons ATGACCACAGAGGAGAAAAGATACGACCGCAATGACACGACTCTGAAGTTTGTCAACAGACCAGATGATCTGGATCCACTAC CCCCAGAGGAAGGAGACTTGAATCTCCGAGCAGAGATGTCCTGCGGTCATGCCGTCACCCCGGAGTCTCTCACTGGGTGGTGTCGCAGCCTGCTGGATCAG GGCCAGCACAAATTTAGGTGCCCTGCTTTAAAGGACGACACCCTGCAGAAGTGTGATGCAGAGTGGTCTTACCAAGAGGTGCGCAGGCTGGCACTGCTGACAGCTAAAGAGATGCAGGACTTTGAAGAGAAAATCGCCCGCCTTGCTGCCACCGAATACTGTGACTTCAAAACA TGTCCTGGCTGCAAAACCTATGTGGAAAGAGAAGACCCAAGTGACCTCAGCGTGCAGTGCACAATCTGCACAGCAGACAAGGGGAAGGTATACCAGTTCTGCTGGCAATGTTTAAAGGAGTGGAAAGGTGCATCTCCACGCTCTGACCGCTGCGACAACGACGGCTGCATCAACCACGACCTGGAGCTACTTAAGAACTGCAAGACCACCGCCCTCCCTCAGGTAGAGGGGGTCGACGCATGTCCCTCCATCCGGGCCTGTCCCACCTGTGGTCAGAGAGTGGAGCATGACAGAACGGGCTGTAAGAACATAATCTGTCCTCGCTGTCAGGTCGAGTTCTGCTTCGTGTGCCTGAAACTCACTCCTGAGTGCCTGAGGACGAGCTCTTACTTCATCCCCTGCAGTGACGGTGTGGCTCCCAGACAAACCTCCATACCTGTGTGGCGCAGAAAATAA
- the LOC117935218 gene encoding uncharacterized protein DDB_G0292642-like codes for MDQNPNAKLFRGQEQVEKKDNPLDSTLKFVERRNDLDPMWDDNDDDDDCLKAEMSCGHAFPPDFLTRWCRVQLDEGNYKFRCPAVVEETTQCNKLWSYQEVRRLADLSVEEMEHFEETMARLAAAEYCEIQPCPKCKTRVERKDLSNLCVRCPICTADQKKTYQFCWQCHRQWKGSGPRSDRCDNDGCTNHDLELLKNCKTTALPQVKGVDACPSIRACPTCGQRVEHDRTGCKNIICPRCHIEFCFVCLKLKPECLKTSSYFIPCSDGVAPRQTSIPVWRRK; via the exons ATGGACCA AAATCCTAATGCCAAACTTTTTCGGGGACAGGAACAGGTGGAGAAGAAGGACAACCCTCTGGATAGCACCCTGAAGTTTGTCGAGAGGAGGAACGACTTGGATCCAATGTgggatgataatgatgatgatgatgactgtCTCAAAGCAGAGATGTCCTGTGGACATGCTTTCCCTCCGGACTTTCTCACACGTTGGTGTCGCGTGCAGCTGGACGAG GGTAATTACAAATTCAGATgccctgcagtggtggaagagaCCACACAGTGTAATAAACTGTGGTCGTACCAGGAGGTGCGCAGACTGGCTGACTTGTCTGTCGAGGAAATGGAGCACTTTGAAGAGACCATGGCTCGCCTGGCTGCTGCAGAATACTGTGAAATTCAGCCA TGCCCAAAGTGCAAAACGAGAGTGGAGAGGAAGGATCTGTCCAACCTGTGTGTGCGGTGCCCCATATGCACAGCTGATCAGAAGAAGACCTACCAGTTCTGCTGGCAGTGTCACAGGCAGTGGAAAGGTTCAGGACCTCGGTCTGACCGCTGCGACAACGACGGCTGCACCAACCACGACCTCGAGCTCCTCAAGAACTGCAAGACCACCGCCCTCCCTCAGGTGAAGGGGGTCGATGCATGTCCCTCCATCCGGGCCTGTCCCACCTGTGGTCAGAGAGTGGAGCATGACAGAACGGGCTGTAAGAACATAATCTGTCCTCGCTGTCATATCGAGTTCTGCTTCGTGTGCCTGAAACTCAAACCTGAGTGCCTGAAGACGAGCTCTTACTTCATCCCCTGCAGTGACGGTGTGGCTCCCAGACAAACCTCCATACCTGTGTGGCGCAGAAAATAA
- the LOC117935147 gene encoding uncharacterized protein LOC117935147 isoform X3: MNHDLVEMFRETLDSFTISDYHGLNSPGLTCYLNSVLQVLFMTEDFRAAVKRCCSEDSTTIDKQLRRLFVVLQRSTARTHNVLNKLGITNVYEQRDAAEYLERILCRTSPESAKEEGLKAFFKGEKVCGDNKMFCNRCKKKRDAVLGCEITHNPEILTLLLKRFSFDYKRRCFVKLHCNVDVPQTLHIKSCQYDLYAIVNHFGNLSGGHYTAHIKSFETHVWYHFNDDIVNRVKQPLFGAGDKPLRSFTAYLLMYRKVSKDFEKIDEGNREALCLHSDVEAEIRHDEAVRGDALVPHHQMKDERCNSGGKIKHLNDKILKICADTVLKKPTNLSGELEKQPSQRATCVRTHKESFPYTDTGADGDSLQTKRTHFEMPKKNGGPKSHEPIRQQFDTNSEEHMRNRKTKGSPTTHQLGCVSEQNPSSPHKRLSWKTQNNIVAETITSMTDSTRNSTKPAETTVVKYKKAAVAEFKTEGFSPKPKRGVGVSAKMCDADMNSFHVSSNGYSSSSIPYLAGNLQDQFKLKELTGYNYPPNLCGKPTSSKRVKERMYHADSSCKQHTKLTVKKVEETASPRERKKAPKSRDNKKKEPWK, encoded by the exons ATGAATCATGACCTAGTGGAAATGTTCAGAGAGACACTAGACAGCTTCACCATCTCGG ATTACCATGGCCTGAACAGTCCAGGTCTCACATGCTATTTGAACAGCGTGCTTCAGGTGCTTTTCATGACCGAGGACTTCCGGGCGGCTGTGAAACG ATGCTGCAGTGAAGATTCAACAACCATTGACAAACAGCTGAGAAGACTTTTTGTTGTTCTCCAGAGAAGTACGGCCAGAACGCATAACGTCCTAAACAAACTGGGGATCACGAACG TATATGAGCAACGTGATGCTGCAGAGTATTTGGAGAGGATCCTGTGTCGGACCAGTCCGGAGTCAGCCAAG GAAGAAGGGTTAAAAGCATTCTTCAAGGGAGAAAAGGTCTGCGGTGACAACAAGATGTTCTGCAACCGATGCAAAAAAAAGCGAGATGCAGTCTTG GGATGTGAGATAACACACAATCCAGAAATTCTGACGCTCCTGCTGAAAAGATTCAGCTTTGACTACAAGCGCAGGTGTTTTGTCAAGCTTCACTGCAACGTGGACGTCCCCCAAACTTTACACATAAAG AGTTGCCAATACGACCTCTACGCTATAGTTAACCACTTTGGTAATCTAAGTGGAGGCCATTATACTGCACATATCAAATCTTTTGAAACTCACGTGTGGTATCACTTCAATGACGACATTGTTAACAGG GTCAAACAGCCACTGTTTGGGGCTGGAGACAAGCCTTTAAGGTCTTTTACAGCTTACCTCCTCATGTACAGGAAGG TGAGCAAAGACTTTGAAAAAATTGATGAAGGCAACCGGGAGGCTCTCTGCCTACATTCAGATGTTGAGGCTGAAATAAGACATGATGAGGCAGTGAGAGGAGATGCTCTCGTTCCTCATCATCAAATGAAAGATGAAAGATGCAACAGCGGCGGAAAGATTAAGCATTTGAATGACAAGATATTAAAGATCTGTGCTGATACCGTTTTGAAGAAACCTACCAACCTTTCTGGGGAACTGGAAAAACAGCCTAGCCAGAGAGCAACATGTGTGAGGACACATAAAGAGAGTTTTCCTTATACAGACACTGGAGCAGATGGAGACAGTTTGCAAACAAAAAggacacattttgaaatgccaaaaaaaaatggaggaCCAAAAAGTCACGAGCCAATCAGACAGCAATTTGATACAAACTCAGAGGAGCACATGCGGAATCGGAAAACCAAAGGGAGCCCCACAACACACCAGTTAGGCTGTGTGTCAGAGCAAAACCCTTCATCCCCACATAAAAGACTATCCTGGAAAACACAGAACAATATTGTTGCAGAAACTATAACAAGTATGACTGACAGTACAAGAAATAGCACCAAACCCGCAGAAACTACagttgtaaaatacaaaaaggcaGCAGTAGCAGAGTTCAAAACAGAAGGATTTAGTCCTAAACCGAAAAGAGGCGTTGGTGTGAGTGCAAAAATGTGTGATGCTGATATGAATTCATTTCATGTTTCCTCCAATGGctactcttcttcttctattccATACTTGGCAGGGAACTTGCAAGACCAGTTTAAATTGAAAGAACTAACAGGGTATAACTATCCACCAAACCTATGCGGAAAACCAACCAGTTCAAAGAGGGTCAAGGAGAGAATGTACCATGCAGACAGCAGCTGCAAACAGCACACCAAACTAACTGTGAAAAAGGTAGAAGAAACTGCCAGTcctagagagagaaaaaaggctCCAAAGAGCAgggacaacaaaaaaaaagagccatgGAAGTAA